Proteins encoded together in one Dasypus novemcinctus isolate mDasNov1 chromosome 9, mDasNov1.1.hap2, whole genome shotgun sequence window:
- the CTTNBP2NL gene encoding CTTNBP2 N-terminal-like protein: MNLEKLSKPELLTLFSILEGELEARDLVIEALKAQHRDTFIEERYGKYNISDPLMALQRDFETLKEKNEGEKQPVCTNPLSILKVVMKQCKNMQERMLSQLAAAESRHRKVILDLEEERQRHAQDTAEGDDVTYMLEKERERLTQQLEFEKSQVKKFEKEQKKLSSQLEEERSRHKQLSSMLVLECKKATSKAAEEGQKAGELSMKLEKERSRASKLEEELAAEKKRGLQTEAQVEKQLSEFDIEREQLRAKLNREENRTRTLKEEMESLKKVVQDLEASRQHGSPNEQPKKPGAMSKSTGTESPTLVSVFCQTESVQAERTHGSSIAKVTNAGLPGPSSPPYSYAKTNGHCDPEIQTTRELTAGSSTENSGPPREKSVGLAQEKTVENGGCPVGIESPVPMPSHLPSSGSSLSPSSTASSSLTSSPCSSPVLTKRLLGSSASSPGYQSSYQVGINQRFHAARHKFQSQADQDQQVSGLQSPPSRDLSPTLIDNSAAKQLARNTVTQVLSRFTSQQGPIKPVSPNSSPFGTDYRNLANTASPRGDTSHSPTPGKVSSPLSPLSPGIKSPTIPRAERGNPPPIPPKKPGLTPAPSATTQLTKTHSQASSLTTTDDLVSVVANGKDVEILLPTSS, translated from the exons GCCCAACACAGAGATACTTTCATTGAAGAACGCTATGGAAAATATAACATCAGTGATCCTTTAATGGCTCTCCAGAGAGACTTTGAAACACtcaaggagaaaaatgaaggtgaaaagcAGCCCGTCTGCACAAACCCACTCTCTATTCTGAAGGTGGTGATGAAGCAGTGCAAGAACATGCAGGAGCGCATGTTATCCCAGCTGGCTGCTGCTGAGAGCAGGCACCGGAAG GTGATCCTAGACCTTGAGGAAGAAAGGCAGAGGCATGCCCAGGACACAGCGGAAGGCGATGACGTCACCTACATGCTGGAGAAGGAGCGGGAGAGGCTGACGCAGCAG CTGGAATTTGAAAAATCCCAagtgaaaaagtttgaaaaagaacagaagaagctgTCCAGTCAGCTGGAGGAGGAGCGCTCCCGGCATAAGCAGCTCTCGTCCATGCTGGTCCTCGAGTGTAAGAAAGCCACCAGCAAGGCAGCAGAGGAGGGGCAGAAGGCAGGAGAGCTGAGCATGAAACTGGAGAAGGAGAGGAGCCGGGCGAGTAAGCTGGAGGAAGAGCTAGCTGCCGAGAAGAAGCGGGGTTTGCAGACTGAAGCCCAGGTGGAGAAGCAGTTGTCTGAGTTTGACATCGAAAGGGAACAACTGAGAGCAAAATTGAACCGAGAGGAGAACCGGACCAGAACTCTGAAGGAAGAGATGGAAAGTTTAAAGAAGGTAGTGCAGGACCTAGAGGCTTCCCGTCAGCATGGTAGCCCTAACGAGCAGCCAAAGAAACCAGGAGCCATGTCCAAAAGCACAGGGACAGAGTCTCCCACGCTGGTGTCTGTATTTTGCCAAACAGAGAGTGTTCAGGCAGAAAGAACCCACGGGAGCAGCATCGCCAAGGTGACAAACGCTGGGCTGCCTGGTCCCTCCTCTCCTCCTTACTCTTATGCAAAAACCAATGGTCACTGTGACCCAGAGATACAAACGACCAGGGAGTTGACTGCAGGCAGCAGTACAGAAAACTCGGGGCCGCCCCGGGAGAAATCTGTGGGCTTGGCCCAAGAGAAGACAGTGGAGAACGGTGGCTGTCCCGTGGGAATTGAGTCTCCAGTTCCGATGCCAAGTCACCTGCCTTCCAGTGGGAGTTCACTGTCCCCCAGCAGCACTGCCTCCTCCTCTCTGACATCCTCTCCTTGCTCGTCACCAGTACTAACTAAGCGCTTATTGGGGTCATCAGCTAGCAGCCCCGGCTACCAGTCATCCTATCAAGTAGGGATCAACCAGCGGTTCCATGCAGCTCGACACAAATTTCAGTCGCAAGCAGATCAGGACCAACAAGTCAGTGGTCTGCAGAGCCCTCCGTCCAGGGATCTGTCCCCTACCCTCATAGACAACTCTGCCGCCAAGCAGCTGGCCCGCAACACGGTCACTCAGGTGCTCTCCAGATTCACTAGCCAGCAAGGGCCAATCAAGCCAGTCTCTCCCAACAGCTCTCCCTTTGGCACAGACTATCGAAATCTGGCCAACACTGCCAGTCCAAGAGGTGACACCAGCCATTCACCCACTCCAGGAAAAGTGTCCAGTCCTCTGAGCCCTCTGTCTCCAGGGATTAAGTCCCCAACTATCCCCAGAGCTGAGAGAGGGAACCCTCCACCCATCCCACCCAAAAAACCTGGCCTCACCCCAGCTCCATCTGCTACCACTCAACTAACCAAAACTCATTCCCAGGCATCCTCTCTGACCACCACAGACGACCTTGTCAGTGTGGTAGCCAACGGCAAGGACGTTGAGATACTTTTGCCTACCAGCAGCTAG